Proteins from a single region of Scleropages formosus chromosome 24, fSclFor1.1, whole genome shotgun sequence:
- the kif11 gene encoding kinesin-like protein KIF11 — protein MSGSSSFISKKEEKAKNIQVVVRCRPFSMAERKSSSHSVVECDHARREVTVRTGGVGDKSARKTYTFDMVFGPSAKQIEVYRSVVCPILDEVIMGYNCTVFAYGQTGTGKTFTMEGERSPNEEFTWEEDPLAGVIPRTLHQIFEKLSENGTEFSVKVSLLEIYNEELFDLLSPSPDVNERLQMFDDPRNKRGVIIKGLEEVSVHNKDEVYQILERGAAKRKTASTLMNAYSSRSHSVFSITIHMKETTVDGEELVKIGKLNLVDLAGSENIGRSGAVDKRAREAGNINQSLLTLGRVITALVERTPHVPYRESKLTRILQDSLGGRTKTSIIATVSPASVNLEETLSTLEYASRAKNILNKPEVNQKLTKRALIKEYTEEIERLKRDLAAARDKNGVYLSTENFDIMNSKLVAQEEHIVEFTEKISALEEEMKRVAELFSDSKRDLELCTEELQELRRQLEATQQDLRDTRMRLSEEEFLVSELESTESKLYDTAGKLLSTIKVSTKDVTGLHEKLDRKKAVEQHNAAMQQSFADQMEASFSHIQKSIEEQSVKHQGMLDFYSESVAELLNRNGTAFSEATSTIVRSFKSIKDLVSNSVIKCHADMVEQELLCQAAKDKLQQVLDEHKHEMEEGLLAIILPGLKAMMEMNETLKQTFHCHSLLAGKLEGMKCEMASFFGEHIHALAMIQESTQIGLRSLQDEQENLRKQIAKANEKHATGIAEVISCLQNQLNLLGMDTKNDFGELLNQSNAVQLPVKRLQQDVHSQCTAAQKSAAACQSSLESSANELIVKVHQVAEEGKQVVEEFSGQSGFLRDSVNQVAEKSALWHEAAVASVASFTKEQLLHIAACKASSQDMKQCVEESCEDAVTEARRQLQLRHSAVEETLIFLEKHITSDRVTAQQYEVQLSDSTSRGLSKVHTFLTEELKRDVPTGQTPQRKDYVYPRVLEKTQNRNELLEHFRKQQQELQEALSTYETVKEEQVDQDSLEDEVSTCNDSAITEHSCIEETMMCNESGRAPFFKHKRGGKKENKSDRSKMENEKQSTPPRSKLPLRVQN, from the exons ATGTCTGGGAGCTCCTCCTTTATCAGTAAGAAAGAGGAGAAGGCAAAGAACATCCAGGTGGTGGTGAGATGCAG GCCATTCAGCATGGCGGAGCGCAAGTCTTCCTCTCACTCCGTGGTCGAATGCGACCACGCTAGAAGAGAGGTCACGGTCCGAACAGGGGGGGTCGGTGACAAGTCGGCCAGGAAGACCTACACCTTTGACATG GTATTCGGGCCATCGGCAAAGCAAATTGAGGTCTACAGGAGTGTCGTCTGCCCCATTTTGGATGAGGTTATCATGGGCTACAACTGCACGGTTTTTGC ATATGGTCAAACTGGAACAGGAAAAACTTTCACGATGGAAGGAGAAAGGTCCCCAAATGAAGAGTTCACTTGGGAAGAG GACCCTCTGGCCGGTGTCATCCCACGCACACTTCATCAGATTTTCGAGAAGCTGTCAGAGAACGGAACTGAGTTTTCTGTCAAGGTCTCCTTGCTGGAAATCTACAATGAGGAGCTGTTTGATCTTCTCAGTCCCTCTCCTGATGTTAACGAAAGGCTCCAGATGTTTGATGATCCACGTAACAAG cgtGGGGTCATAATCAAGGGACTTGAGGAAGTATCTGTGCACAACAAGGATGAGGTTTACCAGATCTTGGAACGTGGTGCTGCCAAGCGGAAAACTGCCTCTACCTTGATGAATGCCTACTCCAG TCGCTCTCACTCAGTGTTCTCCATCACAATCCACATGAAGGAGACCACTGTTGATGGAGAGGAGCTGGTCAAGATTGGGAAGCTCAATTTG GTCGACCTTGCTGGCAGTGAAAACATTGGCCGATCGGGTGCTGTGGACAAACGTGCCCGTGAAGCTGGAAACATCAACCAGTCCCTGCTGACCCTGGGCAGAGTGATTACTGCACTGGTGGAGAGGACTCCACATGTGCCCTACAGGGAGTCTAAGCTCACGCGCATCCTCCAAGACTCCTTGGGTGGGCGTACCAAGACCTCAATCATTGCCACAGTCTCTCCTGCATCTGTCAACCTTGAG gaAACTCTAAGTACTTTGGAGTATGCCAGCAGAGCAAAGAATATCCTGAACAAACCTGAAGTGAATCAGAAGTTGACAAAGAGGGCACTTATCAAG GAATACACTGAGGAAATTGAGAGACTCAAACGTGATTTGGCTGCAGCTCGGGACAAGAATGGTGTCTATCTGTCAACAGAGAACTTTGA CATTATGAACAGCAAACTGGTGGCACAGGAGGAGCACATAGTGGAGTTTACAGAAAAGATTTCAGCCCTGGAAGAAGAAATGAAGAGG GTGGCAGAGTTGTTTTCTGACAGCAAGCGTGACCTGGAGCTCTGTACGGAGGAGTTGCAGGAGCTCAGGAGGCAGCTGGAAGCAACCCAGCAGGACCTTCGGGACACCAGGATGAGGCTCAGCGAGGAGGAGTTCCTCGTCTCAGAGCTGGAGAGCACAGAGAGCAAACTGTACGACACTGCAGGCAAG CTGCTGTCCACCATCAAAGTCAGCACAAAAGATGTGACTGGTCTGCACGAGAAACTGGATCGCAAGAAGGCAGTCGAGCAGCATAATGCAGCCATGCAGCAGAGCTTTGCTGACCAGATGGAGGCCTCCTTCAGTCACATACAGAAATCTATTGAAGAACAGAGTGTGAAGCATCAGGGGATGCTTGACTTCTACTCAGAATCAGTGG CTGAACTTTTGAATCGAAATGGCACTGCTTTCAGTGAAGCCACATCAACCATTGTACGATCATTTAAAAGCATCAAAGATCTTGTCAGTAATAGTGTGATCAAATGCCACGCGGACATGGTGGAACAGGAGTTGTTGTGTCAAGCAGCCAAAGACAAGCTTCAGCAGGTTTTG GATGAACATAAGCATGAAATGGAGGAAGGGCTACTGGCAATTATCCTGCCAGGTCTCAAAGCCATGATGGAGATGAATGAAACTCTGAAGCAAACATTTCACTGCCATTCCCTCTTGGCTGGAAAG CTGGAGGGCATGAAGTGCGAGATGGCCTCGTTCTTTGGGGAGCACATTCACGCACTTGCCATGATACAAGAGTCCACACAGATAGGGCTCCGCTCCCTGCAGGATGAGCAAGAGAACTTGAGGAAGCAGATTGCCAAGGCCAATGAGAAGCATGCAACA GGCATAGCAGAGGTCATTTCATGCCTTCAGAATCAGCTGAACCTTCTGGGTATGGACAccaaaaatgactttggagagCTGCTGAACCAGTCAAACGCTGTCCAGCTCCCAGTGAAGCGTCTCCAGCAGGATGTCCACTC GCAATGTACTGCAGCACAGAAGAGCGCCGCCGCCTGTCAGAGCTCTCTGGAGTCCTCTGCCAACGAACTCATTGTCAAAGTCCATCAGGTGGCTGAGGAAGGGAAGCAGGTAGTGGAGGAGTTCTCCGGCCAGTCCGGCTTCCTCAGGGACTCTGTCAACCAGGTGGCTGAAAAGAGCGCACTGTGGCACGAGGCCGCTGTGGCCAGCGTTGCATCCTTCACGAAGGAGCAGCTGTtgcacattgctgcctgcaAGGCATCTTCTCAGGACATGAAGCAG TGTGTGGAAGAAAGCTGCGAAGACGCAGTTACGGAGGCAAGAAGGCAGCTTCAACTGAGGCACTCCGCTGTGGAGGAGACCCTGATCTTCCTGGAGAAGCACATCACCTCAGATCGGGTCACTGCGCAGCAGTATGAGGTACAGCTGTCTGACAGCACAAGCAGGGGCCTCTCCAAGGTGCACACTTTCCTGACGGAGGAGCTGAAACGGGACGTGCCCACAG GCCAGACTCCTCAGCGCAAGGACTACGTCTACCCCAGAGTCCTCGAGAAAACGCAGAACCGAAATGAACTGCTGGAACACTTccgaaaacagcagcaggagctccaggaAGCTCTCTCGACATATGAGACTGTAAAGGAGGAGCAAGTCGATCAG GACTCCTTGGAGGATGAGGTTAGCACCTGCAATGACAGTGCCATCACAGAGCATTCCTGCATTGAGGAGACCATGATGTGCAACGAAAGTGGAAGGGCTCCCTTTTTTAAG CACAAGAGAGgtgggaagaaagaaaacaaatctgaTCGATCAAAGATGGAAAATGAGAAGCAGTCAACACCCCCACGGTCCAAGTTACCTCTGAGAGTTCAGAACTAA